CACGAGATCACGGTGCCGGACGACGTCGCGGCGAGGGCCCGGCGGTCGATCGAGCGCATGATCGCCATCGGAGGGCAGGGCGGCGGCCCGGCGCTCTCCCCCTTCCGCACCTCGGACGAGGACCCCGGCGAATGACGACGCCCCCGCTCGGCCCGCGCGATCCGCATCCCGGCGACCTTCCCGAGTTCGGGCCGCTGGGCGGCCGACTGGGCGACCAGCTGCGCGGCGGCGACGCCCCGCTGGCGTTCGAGCGCGATCCGCTCGCGGACGCGCTGGGCGGGCGGGACGACGCGAGCCGACGGGGCCCCGAGCGACGGGGCGCGGACCGCCGCGGCGACGCGCGCCGCGCGGCCGAGCGGCGCAGCGCGGAGCGGCGATCGGGCGCCGGTGGTGCGTCGGGCGCCGATTCGTATCTCTCCCGGATGCTGCAGGGCACCGGGGACGCCATGCGCGAGGCCGAGCGCGACGGCGTGGCGGGACAGGTCCTCTTCGGCAACCCGAGCGTCGTGCCCACCGAGCCGCTGTACTATCCGCTGACGCCCGCGCAGACCGCGCTCCTGGTGCGCGAGGCGCTGCACGAGGACGAGGCGTTCAACGACGTGACGACGCTCGCCACGGTGCTGAGCGGACGACACGCGCGCGGCCGCCTGGTCGCCCGCCAGCCGGGCGTGCTGGCGGGCGTGGCGCTGGCGATCGAGGCGTTCCGGCAGATCGACCCGCGCATCAACGTGCGCGTGGACGTCGTCGACGGCGGCGCGCTGACGCCGGGCATGCCGGTGCTCTTCCTGTCGGGCCACGCGCGCGGGATCCTCTCGGCGGAGCGCGTGGCGCTCAACTTCCTGCAGCGGCTGTCGGGCATCGCGTCGCTCACGAACCGCTACGTGAAGGCGGTCGAGGGCACGGGCGCGCGCATCCTCGACACGCGCAAGACGACGCCGGGGTGGCGCAAGCTGGAGAAGTTCGCGGTGCGCGCGGGCGGCGGGATGAACCACCGCCTGGACCTCGCGACGGCGGTGCTGATCAAGGACAACCACCTGGCGGCGGTGGACGGCGACGTGGCCTTCGCGGTGCGCCGCGCGCGCGACCTGGCGCCCGAGGGCGCGCGCGTGGAGGTCGAGTGCGACACGCGCGCGCAGGTGGAGGCGGCGCTGGAGGCGGGCGCGGACGTCATCATGCTCGACAACATGTCGCTCGACGACATGCGCGAGTGCGCGGCGCTGTGCGCGGGCCGCGCGATCACCGAGGCGTCGGGCGGCGTGCGGCTCGACACGGTGCGCGCGATCGCGGAGACGGGCGTGAACTGGATCTCGGTCGGCGCGCTCACGCACTCGGCCCCGGCGCTGGACCTCGCGCTCGACTTCGAGTAGCGCGCGGCGCGCGACACCCGATCAGCAGGCAGACGGCACGGGCCGCGGAATAGATCCGCGGCCCGTGCCGTCTCTGCATTCACGGGTCATTCCGCGCGTTCCGGTCGGTGCCGTGCGGGCACGATTCGCGCAGCGCGACGCCCTGCTGCAGCTCCAGGCCGCGCGTCCGCACATCCGCGGGACGCGCCGATCGTGACGTCCACCGGAGGGACCGATGCCTCGTGCTCGCGTGCTGTCCGCCGTCGCCGCCATCCTGCTGCTCCCCGCCGCCGCGGCCGCGCAGGCCGTGCAGTTCACGGCCAACCTGACGCACGACCAGGAGCCGCCGGCGATCAGCTCCATCCCGCCGACGACGAGCACCGGCGCGCCGCGCCCGCTGTCGTTCGGCACCGCGACGTTCACGCTCAACGCCGAGCGCACGGCGCTGACGTTCACGGCCACGATCTTCAACATCGACATCAACGGCCTGCAGACGCCCAACGACGCCAACGACAACCTGCAGGCGGCGCACATCCACTGCTGCCTGGCGCTCACCAACCCGCCGGGGGCGGCGGGCGTGCGGTGGGGCTTCTTCGGGATGCCCGACAACGACATCAGCCCGAAGCAGCTGGTGATCACGCCGCTGCCCGGCGGCGCGGTGGGCGGCACGTTCAGCTCGACGTGGGACCTCACGGAGGGGAACGCCGGGCAGACGCTGGCGACGTCGCTCCCCAACCTGCTGAACAACGAGGCCTACATCAACTTCCACACGACGCAGTTCACCGGCGGCGAGATCCGCGGCCAGATCACGCAGGTCGTGCCCGAGCCGTCGACGTACGCGCTGATGGCGACGGGGATCGCCGGCGTGGGGCTCGCGGCGCTGCGGCGTCGTCGGATCTAGTCCGCGCCGTGCGACGCGCCGGACCCGAACGGCAACAGCACCAAGGATAAGATCTTCTCGGACTTTCATCCTTGCTGCAGTCGTCGTTCGGGTCTCGCGCGCTGGACCGCTGTTCCTATTGGGGAGGACGCGGATGCTCCGGATCTGAGCGGATGCTCCGGATCGCTCCCCATGGCGGCGACGTTCCACGCGCGGGTGCGGAGCAGATCCGTTCGAGCCGTTTCATCCGGAGCATCCGTATCCTCACCAACAGGAGAGGGCCCGGGGGCGACGCCGGATGCCGAGGGCACGGAGTGGGATCCGCAGCCCGCAGTCCGCAGCACCTATCGCGCGGGACTCGGCGCGGGCGAAGTCGTCGTCGGCGCGGCATCCGACAGATGCTCCTGCACGATGACCCACCGGCCGCCGCGGCGCTGGAACACCGCCGTCCACGCGCCAGCGAGCGTGTGCGGTCGATCCTCCGGCGTGCGGTGCGGGATCGCGTACGTCGTCGTCAGCACCGCCGCGTCGGGGCCGAGCACCGTGACGTGCGGCGTGCCGAGGAGGAAGCGCGGATCGCGCATGTTCTGGCCGACGCGCTCCCAGAAGCGCTGGATCTGCAGCTGCAGCGCGGCGCGCGACGTCGTGACGCGCCCCGCCGCCGCCGAGACGACCGGGTCCTCGGTCGCGTAGAGCGCCATCAGCCGCGCGACGACGTCCGGCCGCGAGAAGTCGTACGCGTCACTCAGCAGCGTGCCGAGCGTGTCGGCCAGCGCGGCGGCGCGCGCGTCGTCGGTGGCGCGGGAGGCCGTGGCGCGGCCGGTCGCGGCGGCCGGCTCGGCGCTCTCGGTGCGGCAGGCGGCCAGCGCGAGCGCGGCGGTCAGCGCGAGGCCGGCGGGAAGGGAGCGGAGGCGGCGCATGGGAGGCGCGGAAGGGAGGGGGTGGTGCGGCCGGCACGGGCGCGCGCCGTGGCCCCGTCCGTGCGGCGGGCGAGCGCTGCCGGCGCGCATACCCGCGAGCGGCGGGCCAGTGCCCGCACGCCCGCGCGCCGATCCCTCGTTCGAGGACCGGGCCATGAGGACACGGGGACGTGGTGCGCTCGGCGGCGCGCTGGCCGCCTGGCTGTTGGTGTCGGGGTGCGGCGACCGGGCCGCGCCGGCAGCACGGGTCGACGCGGCGCTGCAGCGCGACCTGCGGCTGGCCACCGCCACGACGGTCTCGCTCGCGACGCCGGCCGCGCCGGCCGCGCGCTTCCTCCCCGCCGCTGACGAGGCGCCGCACGTCGCGCCCGAGCGGCGCGTCCGTCCGGTGCGCCGCGTGGGCGCGCGGGCGCACGCGGCGCAGGTGCCCGTGGTCGCGGTCGCGCCGGTCGTCGAGCCGCTCGCGCCCACACCCGAGCCGGTGCCCGAGCGCATGCAGCGCTACGCCGCCGAGGAGGGCGCGTCGTCGATGCTCGTGGGCGTCGTGCTGCGCGGCGGCGCGGTGGGCGACGACCACTGCGAGCGCGCGCTGCCGCATGCCCGACCCGCCCCGGCCACGCTCGGCTACCGCGCGACGACGGTGCGGCTGGGCGGCGTCCCGGCCGGCCCGCGATCGCCCGGCGCGGTGCCTTTCGCGCCGCCGTTCTAGGCGTCCGTGCGCGGCGACGGCGTCCCCGCGCGGGGACGGGTGTCGTCGCCGCGCGAGGACGCTTTCGCGCGATTTTCGAAAGGTTCCCTGGGGAGCGGTCGCGGCTCGGCCCATGCCCTCGGTGAGCCTCGCACCGTGCGCGATCGCGCGCGGTCGAGGACGCGTGACAGGACACGCGACAGCGGGAGGAGCCCGTGCGACGGATCGGCAGACGACTCGGATGGACGGCGGCCCCG
This Roseisolibacter agri DNA region includes the following protein-coding sequences:
- the nadC gene encoding carboxylating nicotinate-nucleotide diphosphorylase; this translates as MTTPPLGPRDPHPGDLPEFGPLGGRLGDQLRGGDAPLAFERDPLADALGGRDDASRRGPERRGADRRGDARRAAERRSAERRSGAGGASGADSYLSRMLQGTGDAMREAERDGVAGQVLFGNPSVVPTEPLYYPLTPAQTALLVREALHEDEAFNDVTTLATVLSGRHARGRLVARQPGVLAGVALAIEAFRQIDPRINVRVDVVDGGALTPGMPVLFLSGHARGILSAERVALNFLQRLSGIASLTNRYVKAVEGTGARILDTRKTTPGWRKLEKFAVRAGGGMNHRLDLATAVLIKDNHLAAVDGDVAFAVRRARDLAPEGARVEVECDTRAQVEAALEAGADVIMLDNMSLDDMRECAALCAGRAITEASGGVRLDTVRAIAETGVNWISVGALTHSAPALDLALDFE
- a CDS encoding CHRD domain-containing protein, giving the protein MPRARVLSAVAAILLLPAAAAAQAVQFTANLTHDQEPPAISSIPPTTSTGAPRPLSFGTATFTLNAERTALTFTATIFNIDINGLQTPNDANDNLQAAHIHCCLALTNPPGAAGVRWGFFGMPDNDISPKQLVITPLPGGAVGGTFSSTWDLTEGNAGQTLATSLPNLLNNEAYINFHTTQFTGGEIRGQITQVVPEPSTYALMATGIAGVGLAALRRRRI
- a CDS encoding YybH family protein; the protein is MRRLRSLPAGLALTAALALAACRTESAEPAAATGRATASRATDDARAAALADTLGTLLSDAYDFSRPDVVARLMALYATEDPVVSAAAGRVTTSRAALQLQIQRFWERVGQNMRDPRFLLGTPHVTVLGPDAAVLTTTYAIPHRTPEDRPHTLAGAWTAVFQRRGGRWVIVQEHLSDAAPTTTSPAPSPAR